In the Astatotilapia calliptera chromosome 5, fAstCal1.2, whole genome shotgun sequence genome, one interval contains:
- the strip1 gene encoding striatin-interacting protein 1 homolog, with protein MDVGGNGSGLPVNNKQRAMLPNKTRGEFTRNQRKDSEGQSEFPDLEFEYSDTDKWAAELSELYSYTEGPEFALNRKCFEEEFRVHVSDKKWTELDEAQHRAHAMRLLDSLEVTAREKRLKVARAILYMAQGTFAECSSEVEVQHWMRYNIFLLLDVGTFSALVELLNMEIDNSAACSSAVRKPAISLADSTDLRVLLNIMYMMVETIQQDDPADKPEWITIKETFRTELGSPLFNNEPISVMLFGMVTKFCSGHAPHFPMKKVLLLLWKSILFTLGGFERLQSIKVRKREELGLPPLPEDSIRVIRSMRAASPPASASDLIEQQQKRARREHKALIKQDNLDAFNEKDPYKADDSREDEDDNDDNDNSIEAETFPLERDEVMPPPIPHPPSERVSFPKGLPWAPKVREKDIENFLESSRSKFIGYTLGSDTDTVVGLPRPIHESIKTLKQHKYVSIAELQIIKEEEFQKTPLSGGEEEVETCATELLYQGILPSLPQYMIALLKILLAAAPTSKAKTDSINILADVLPEEMPTTVLQSMKLGVDVNRHKEIIVKAISAILLLLLKHFKLNHIYQFEYMAQHLVFANCIPLILKFFNQNIMSYITAKNSISVLDFPYCVVHELPELTAESLEAGDNNQFCWRNLFSCINLLRILNKLTKWKHSRTMMLVVFKSAPILKRALKVKQAMMQLYVLKLLKVQTKYLGRQWRKSNMKTMSAIYQKVRHRLNDDWAYGNDLDARPWDFQAEECALRANIERFNSRRYDKSHSNPDFLPVDNCLQSVLGQRVDLPEDFQMNYDLWLEREVFSKPISWEELLQ; from the exons ATGGACGTCGGTGGAAACGGTAGTGGGCTACCTGTAAACAATAAGCAGAGAGCTATGCTACCTAACAAAACCAGGGGCGAATTTACCCGCAATCAAAGAAAAGATTCAGAG GGGCAGTCTGAGTTTCCAGATCTGGAGTTTGAATATTCGGACACAGATAAGTGGGCTGCAGAGCTGTCAG AGCTTTACAGTTATACTGAAGGACCAGAGTTCGCTCTTAATAGGAAGTGCTTTGAAGAGGAATTCAGAGTTCATG TGTCTGATAAGAAGTGGACAGAGCTCGATGAAGCTCAGCACAGAGCTCACGCTATGCGCCTGTTGGACAGTCTTGAAGTCACTGCCCGGGAGAAGAGGCTGAAGGTTGCTAGAGCCATTCTCTACATGGCTCAGG ggACCTTTGCTGAGTGCAGCTCTGAGGTGGAGGTACAGCACTGGATGAGATACAACATATTTCTGCTGCTCGATGTGGGGACCTTCTCTGCTCTGGTGGAACTGCTCAACATGGAGATTGA tAACAGTGCTGCCTGCAGCAGCGCTGTCAGGAAACCAGCCATCTCCCTGGCTGACAGCACAGATCTCAGGGTGCTGCTTAACATCATGTACATGATGGTGGAAACCATCCAACAGGACGACCCAGCCGACAAGCCGGAATGGATAACCATCAAGGAGACCTTCAGGACAGAACTGG GATCTCCTCTCTTCAACAACGAGCCCATTTCCGTTATGCTCTTTGGTATGGTTACCAAATTCTGCAGCGGTCATGCGCCTCACTTCCCCATGAAGAaagttttgttgctgttgtggaAGAGCATACTG TTCACACTCGGAGGGTTTGAGCGGCTGCAGAGCATAAAGGTCCGTAAGAGAGAGGAACTGGGTCTCCCTCCTCTCCCGGAGGACAGCATCCGAGTCATTCGCAGCATGAGAGCGGCTTCTCCTCCTGCATCTGCATCTGACCTCATTGAGCAGCAACAAAAGCGGGCACGTCGTGAACACAAG GCGCTGATAAAACAGGATAACCTTGATGCATTCAATGAAAAGGATCCTTACAAAGCGGATGACTCACgagaagatgaagatgacaATGATGACAATGATAACTCTATAGAAGCAGAAACTTTCCCTCTAGAGCGGGACGAGGTGATGCCTCCACCTATTCCTCATCCTCCGTCGGAGAGGGTGTCCTTCCCAAAAGGTCTGCCGTGGGCTCCTAAAGTCAG GGAAAAAGATATTGAAAACTTCCTAGAATCAAGTAGAAGTAAATTCATTGGTTACACTCTTGGAAG TGATACAGATACAGTGGTTGGATTACCCAGGCCAATTCACGAGAGCATCAAGACCTTAAAGCAG CACAAGTATGTCTCTATAGCTGAACTACAGATCATAAAGGAGGAGGAATTTCAGAAAACCCCTCTTTCTGGC ggtgaagaggaagTGGAGACGTGTGCCACCGAGCTGCTTTACCAGGGGATTCTGCCCAGTTTGCCTCAATACATG ATTGCTCTGCTGAAGATCCTGCTCGCTGCTGCTCCGACATCCAAAGCTAAAACCGACTCCATTAACATCCTGGCAGACGTGCTGCCGGAGGAGATGCC GACCACAGTGCTGCAAAGCATGAAACTTGGTGTTGATGTGAATCGGCACAAAGAGATCATTGTGAAAGCCATCTCTGCAATTCTGCTGCTTCTCCTGAAACACTTCAAACTCAACCATATCTACCAG TTTGAGTACATGGCTCAGCACTTGGTGTTTGCCAACTGCATCCCCCTCATTCTCAAGTTCTTCAACCAGAACATCATGTCTTACATCACAGCTAAGAACAG CATTTCAGTACTCGACTTTCCGTACTGTGTGGTGCACGAGCTCCCAGAGTTAACCGCAGAGAGTTTG GAAGCGGGAGACAACAATCAGTTTTGCTGGAGGAATCTGTTTTCCTGTATTAACCTGCTGAGGATCCTCAACAAACTGACCAAATGGAAGCACTCCAGAACAATG ATGCTGGTCGTGTTTAAGTCGGCACCCATCCTGAAAAGGGCGCTGAAGGTCAAGCAGGCAATGATGCAGCTGTATGTCCTCAAGCTGCTCAAAGTGCAAACAAAATACCTCGGACGTCAGTGGAGGAAGAGCAACATGAAGACCATGTCTGCCATCTACCAGAAGGTCCGACATCGCCTGAATGACGACTGGGCGTACGGAAACG ATCTGGACGCTCGTCCGTGGGACTTCCAGGCCGAGGAGTGCGCTCTACGAGCCAACATCGAGCGCTTCAACAGCCGCCGCTACGACAAGAGCCACAGCAATCCCGACTTCCTGCCTGTGGACAACTGTCTGCAAAGTGTTCTGGGCCAACGAGTGGACCTGCCCGAGGACTTCCAAATGAACTACGACCTTTGGCTGGAGAGGGAAGTCTTCTCCAAACCTATTTCCTGGGAAGAACTGCTACAGTGA